From Weissella confusa, a single genomic window includes:
- a CDS encoding DNA topoisomerase, with protein MANYLIITEKPSAAQNFVKALGGKVGSFEGNNFNITNLRGHVMTLKEPEEMVAPDLQKAYKSWTLKYMPWNLADFKWQRTYIRSRNLRTGKSESSKKLLDELKAESKKGYDALVIATDTDPSGEGDLLAWEAIDAIGWKGQVLRANFMDESPKSVKAAMRDLTDVTDKNQHGAYLKGESRNRWDFASMQLTRIATTSAKKAGYKVVAREGRLKSVIVWKIYEQLEAIKNYVRTPYYEVKFKDPAGHVFGRVTKDGDVIPWRFATKDEGQADMAQYHSSAVVNEKHQTRTQAPGRLLDLAGLAAVLAPRGYASKEVLATYQKMYEAQVVSYPRTEDKTVTPEQFNELLPLVDRIADLVGVDKSLLTHRQPRPTHVKAQGAHGANRPGTNVPADVQSLKKYGDSAMAIYEVLAKNYLAMLAEDYVYDHVTAELQDYPNFKTAFNLPIKLNFKLVYDSYAATRVDDDDEDGQAGALGPMADPYLHEGANKKPQHPSTKWIMAYLEKHNVGTGATRVSTLSEMGKGQKAMLREAKGKLTLTETGNVSAVMVKGTWIASPKITKRLFEIMDEVGEFKMTVPKLLESVTQVVEHDMPIMVANAEALQATLGAPKPKPVRKVSEKTTGTFKGEEITFAKEWSGHKFTDEEITKLLAGEEISFPAKSKRGKDYTAVGKMAKQTFKGSTFYGFKLNPKDRK; from the coding sequence ATGGCGAATTATTTGATTATTACGGAAAAGCCATCAGCGGCGCAGAACTTCGTGAAAGCGTTGGGCGGTAAAGTTGGTAGCTTTGAAGGCAATAACTTCAACATCACAAACCTACGTGGTCACGTGATGACGCTCAAGGAGCCGGAAGAAATGGTGGCGCCGGATTTGCAGAAGGCCTACAAGTCATGGACGTTAAAGTACATGCCATGGAACTTGGCCGATTTTAAGTGGCAACGAACTTATATTCGTAGCCGTAATCTGCGCACCGGTAAGTCTGAATCCTCAAAGAAATTACTAGATGAATTAAAAGCCGAAAGTAAGAAGGGCTACGATGCGTTGGTCATCGCGACCGATACGGATCCGTCTGGTGAAGGCGATTTGTTGGCATGGGAAGCGATTGATGCAATTGGCTGGAAAGGCCAAGTATTGCGCGCTAATTTCATGGATGAATCACCGAAGAGTGTCAAGGCGGCCATGCGTGATTTGACTGATGTCACGGACAAAAATCAACACGGTGCTTATCTGAAGGGTGAGAGCCGTAATCGTTGGGACTTTGCGTCAATGCAATTAACTCGTATTGCAACGACTTCAGCGAAGAAGGCGGGCTACAAGGTGGTGGCACGCGAAGGACGTTTGAAATCAGTCATTGTTTGGAAGATTTATGAGCAACTTGAAGCGATTAAAAACTATGTCCGCACGCCTTACTATGAAGTGAAGTTTAAGGACCCGGCCGGTCACGTGTTTGGTCGCGTGACAAAAGATGGCGATGTGATTCCATGGCGCTTTGCGACCAAGGATGAAGGTCAGGCTGACATGGCGCAATATCACAGCAGTGCAGTTGTGAATGAAAAGCACCAGACGCGCACGCAAGCACCGGGGCGATTGCTTGATTTGGCTGGTTTGGCGGCTGTGTTGGCGCCACGCGGTTATGCGTCAAAAGAAGTCTTGGCAACGTATCAAAAGATGTATGAGGCACAGGTTGTGTCATACCCACGTACGGAAGACAAGACAGTGACGCCAGAACAATTTAATGAGTTGTTGCCATTGGTTGATCGCATCGCGGATTTGGTTGGTGTGGATAAGAGCTTGTTAACGCATCGTCAACCGCGACCAACTCACGTTAAGGCGCAAGGTGCCCACGGTGCGAACCGTCCGGGTACCAACGTGCCAGCTGATGTGCAGAGCCTAAAGAAGTATGGCGACAGCGCCATGGCGATTTACGAAGTGTTGGCGAAGAACTATCTGGCGATGTTGGCTGAAGATTACGTGTATGACCACGTCACAGCTGAATTGCAGGATTACCCCAACTTCAAGACGGCGTTCAATCTACCTATTAAGTTGAATTTTAAGTTGGTCTACGATTCATATGCGGCAACCCGTGTCGATGACGATGATGAGGATGGCCAGGCAGGTGCGCTTGGCCCAATGGCCGACCCTTATCTGCATGAGGGTGCGAACAAGAAACCACAACACCCATCAACAAAGTGGATTATGGCTTATTTGGAAAAGCATAATGTTGGAACCGGTGCGACGCGTGTCTCAACCTTGTCTGAAATGGGCAAGGGCCAAAAGGCGATGCTACGTGAGGCGAAGGGAAAGCTAACATTGACGGAAACCGGTAACGTCTCAGCAGTAATGGTAAAGGGTACGTGGATTGCCTCGCCAAAAATCACCAAGCGCTTGTTTGAAATAATGGATGAAGTCGGTGAGTTTAAGATGACGGTGCCGAAGTTGCTTGAATCCGTGACCCAAGTGGTTGAACACGATATGCCAATCATGGTCGCAAATGCTGAAGCACTGCAGGCAACGCTGGGGGCACCCAAGCCTAAGCCGGTTCGTAAGGTGAGCGAGAAGACGACTGGGACATTTAAGGGTGAAGAGATTACCTTTGCTAAGGAATGGAGTGGCCACAAATTTACCGACGAAGAGATTACTAAGCTGTTGGCAGGCGAAGAAATTAGTTTCCCAGCCAAGTCAAAGCGTGGGAAAGATTACACTGCGGTTGGCAAAATGGCCAAGCAAACCTTTAAAGGTAGCACTTTCTACGGCTTTAAATTAAATCCAAAAGATAGGAAATAA